In a single window of the Elaeis guineensis isolate ETL-2024a chromosome 4, EG11, whole genome shotgun sequence genome:
- the LOC105042861 gene encoding thylakoid lumenal 17.4 kDa protein, chloroplastic, translated as MATVSLPGAGSSLHLSSVKRPRPPPPRSRSQTRIQCSATKERSSGMDHCLSFKGIRNVACGLLAAWAVTTASPIPAANQRLPPLSTEPDRCERAFVGNTIGQANGVYDKPIDLRFCDYTNDHSNLKGKSLAAALMSDAKFDGADMSEVVMSKAYAVGASFKGVNFSNAVLDRVNFGNANLQGAVFKNTVLSGSTFNDAKLEDAIFEDTIIGYIDLQKLCANTTINAEGRAELGCR; from the exons ATGGCCACCGTCTCTCTCCCCGGAGCCGGCTCCAGCCTCCATCTCTCCTCCGTCAAACGCCCTCGCCCTCCGCCCCCCAGATCTCGGTCTCAGACTCGAATCCAATGCTCTG CAACTAAGGAAAGGTCTAGTGGTATGGATCACTGTTTGTCATTTAAAGGAATCAGAAATGTTGCTTGTGGCTTGCTTGCTGCATGGGCAGTTACGACTGCATCCCCTATTCCTGCTGCAAATCAG AGGCTGCCTCCACTTTCAACAGAACCAGATCGATGTGAACGTGCATTTGTAGGGAACACGATTGGTCAAGCAAATGGTGTATATGACAAACCAATTGACCTTCGGTTTTGTGATTACACAAATGATCATTCAAACTTGAAAGGGAAATCGCTGGCAGCAGCCCTAATGTCAGATGCAAAGTTTGATGGTGCTGATATGTCAGAAGTTGTCATGTCCAAGGCTTATGCTGTTGGTGCAAGTTTTAAAG GTGTGAACTTCTCAAATGCAGTTCTTGACCGGGTCAACTTTGGAAATGCCAATCTTCAGGGAGCAGTTTTTAAGAATACCGTGCTATCAGGCTCTACCTTCAATGATGCTAAACTGGAAGACGCTATATTCGAGGACACCATAATTGGCTATATTGATCTTCAAAAGCTCTGTGCAAATACTACGATCAATGCAGAAGGAAGAGCGGAGTTGGGTTGTAGATAA
- the LOC140857509 gene encoding uncharacterized protein produces the protein MENQGFLSYERLEGVASWLGTSVASAFFASLERCSCINLSTAEDDGDEEEEEAKDRPLMLTKPVTFDSVHSDHPEPSPV, from the coding sequence ATGGAGAACCAGGGGTTCCTGTCGTACGAGAGGCTGGAAGGGGTGGCGAGCTGGCTGGGGACGAGCGTGGCGTCGGCCTTCTTCGCCTCCCTCGAGCGCTGCTCCTGCATCAACCTCAGCACCGCCGAGGACGACGgcgacgaggaggaggaggaggccaaGGACCGCCCCCTCATGCTCACCAAACCCGTCACTTTCGACTCCGTCCACAGCGACCATCCCGAGCCCTCCCCCGTTTGA
- the LOC105042860 gene encoding probable galacturonosyltransferase-like 3, producing the protein MPSPPELLRLLLALVLVTAGNAAAAVELPEFREAPAFRNGRGCGGAAAPTIHIAMTLDATYLRGSLAGVHSVLQHASCPENVVFHFLATAPRRLRRAVVAAFPGLPFHIYRFDAALVRGKISTSVRRALDQPLNYARIYLADLLPRTVRRVIYFDSDLVVVDDVARLWAIDLGPHVLGAPEYCHANFTSYFTDRFWSDPSYPLTFFGRRRHPCYFNTGVMVMDLERWRAGDYTKKLESWMEIQKKEARIYELGSLPPFLLVFAGEVKGVEHRWNQHGLGGDNVEGLCRDLHPGPVSLLHWSGKGKPWLRLDARRSCPLDSLWAPYDLLRRKGRDLLAEG; encoded by the coding sequence ATGCCGTCACCGCCGGAGCTCCTCCGGCTCCTCCTTGCGCTAGTTCTTGTCACAGCCGGCAATGCGGCGGCGGCGGTGGAGCTGCCAGAGTTCCGGGAGGCCCCGGCCTTCCGTAACGGCCGGGGGTGCGGCGGCGCCGCTGCCCCCACCATCCACATCGCCATGACCCTCGACGCTACCTACCTCCGGGGCTCCCTCGCCGGCGTGCACTCCGTCCTCCAGCACGCCTCCTGCCCGGAGAACGTCGTCTTTCACTTCCTCGCCACCGCACCTCGCCGCCTCCGCCGCGCCGTGGTCGCCGCCTTCCCGGGCCTCCCCTTCCACATCTACCGCTTCGACGCCGCCCTCGTCCGCGGCAAGATCTCGACCTCCGTTCGCCGCGCCCTCGACCAGCCCCTCAACTACGCCCGCATCTACCTCGCCGACCTCCTCCCCCGCACCGTCCGCCGCGTCATCTACTTCGACTCCGACCTCGTCGTCGTCGACGACGTCGCCCGCCTCTGGGCCATCGACCTCGGTCCCCACGTCCTCGGCGCCCCCGAGTACTGCCACGCCAACTTCACCTCCTACttcaccgaccgcttctggtccgaCCCCTCCTACCCTCTCACCTTCTTTGGCCGCCGCCGCCATCCGTGCTACTTCAACACCGGCGTCATGGTCATGGATCTCGAGAGGTGGCGCGCCGGCGACTACACCAAGAAGCTCGAGTCCTGGATGGAGATCCAGAAGAAAGAAGCCCGGATCTACGAGCTGGGGTCGCTGCCGCCGTTCCTCCTGGTGTTCGCCGGCGAGGTCAAGGGGGTGGAGCACCGGTGGAACCAGCACGGCCTCGGCGGCGACAACGTGGAGGGGCTGTGCCGAGACCTCCATCCGGGCCCTGTGAGCCTCCTCCACTGGAGCGGCAAAGGAAAGCCCTGGCTCCGCCTTGACGCCCGCCGGTCGTGCCCCCTCGACAGCCTCTGGGCGCCGTACGACCTTCTCCGCCGCAAGGGCCGGGACCTCCTCGCCGAAGGCTGA